From the genome of Clavibacter nebraskensis NCPPB 2581:
GAAGGCGGTCGAGGGCCTCGGCGGACTCGACATCGTCGTCAACAACGCGGGCAAGCAGCAGAACGTCGACGCGCTCGAGGACATCTCGGACGAGGAGTTCGACCTGACCTTCAAGACCAACGTCTACGCGATGTTCTGGATCACGAAGGCTGCCCTGCCGCACCTCAAGCCCGGCTCGTCGATCATCAACACGTCGTCGATCCAGGCCTACGCGCCGTCGCCCAACCTCGTGCACTACGCCACGACCAAGGCCTCGATCAACGCGTTCTCGAAGGGCCTCGCCGGCCAGCTGGCACCCAAGGGCATCCGCGTGAACGTCGTCGCGCCCGGCCCGATCTGGACCCCGCTGCAGACCGCGGGCGGCCAGCCCGAGGACGCGCTGCCCGAGTTCGGCGAGCAGACCCCGCTCGGCCGCGCCGGCCAGCCCGCCGAGCTCGCGCCCGCCTACGTGTTCCTCGCCTCCAACGAGTCGAGCTACGTCATCGGCGAGACGCTCAACGTCAACGGCGGCATGCCGACGCCGTAGCGGACCGCGCCTCGGCGCATCGCACCACCGCACCGCCCGACGCCCGGGCCGACCAGCTGGTCGGCCCGGGCGTCGTCGCGTCCGGGACGCCGAGCACGCACCGGAATAGGGTCGGGAGATGATCGGCATCCCGGCCCGCATCGGCGGGAACGTCCTCGCGGGGATCGTGGCCGCCGTGCGCCTCGTGCAGCACCCGCGACCGCTGCACCCGCATGGCGTCGCGCTCTCGGGGACGCTGACGCCCGTCGCCGGTCGGGCGGCGTCCGGGCTCGCGTGGCTCGACGCGCTCGACGCGCCGCTCGAGGTCGACGCGCGCCTCTCGCGCTCCGTGGGGCTGCCGGCGGCACTGCCGGACGTGCTCGGGATCGCGCTGCGGATCCCGGACGGGGGCGGCACCACGGTCGACGTGCTGCTCGCGTCCACCGGGATCTCCCCGGCGGGCCGCTTCCTGTTGGCACCTCACCGGTCGATCTCGGGCGCGGCCCTGTCGACGCTCATGCCGTACCGCGGATCCGACGGGCCGGTGCTGCTGGGCCTCGTCGCTGACCGGGAGCCGCGCCTGCCCGGATCGCCCACCGGCCTCGGCCGCGCGCTCGCCGAGCGACCCCTCCGCCTGCGGCTCCTGCACGCGACGCCGCGCGGACGCTGGCACGTCGCCGCGCGGATCGAGCTGACGCACGACGCCGCGGGACCCCTCGACACGGCGACGCGCACGGATCCCGTGCTCGCGGCGCCGCCCGGCGACACCACCTACGACTGGACCCGCCGCCTCCGCGCTCCGGGGTACCGGATCGCCCGCGCGGGCCGCCCGGTCGCCTCGCGGCACGTCGCGCGAGATCCCGACGCCTGACACCCGCATCCACCCGGACGCCCGCGCCCTTGTCGCGAGCGTCCGAGAGGCGTTGCCTGGAGTCAGAGCGCCGACGGCGGCGCCGGAACCGGCAGGAGACCCCATGAGGGAGCTGAAGCTCGTCGCGGCCATCGCGAAGATCGAGGACGCCGACGCGCTCGACCCCATCGTCGGGCGCGTGAAGGGCGTCGTCACCGCGCTGCTCAAGCCGCGCGCCCTGGCCGACCTGCTGCACGGCGTGCCGTTCGGGCACCCGCTGCACCCGGTCGCCGTGCTGATCCCCACCGGCGCGTGGGTGTCATCGGCCGTGCTCGACTTCCTGCCCGGCAACGAGAAGGCCAGCCGAGCGCTCGTGGGCGTCGGGATCCTCAGCGCGGCGCCGTCCATCGTCTCCGGCTACGCCGACTGGTCGCAGCTGCACGAGCAGCAGATGCGCGTCGGCATCGTGCACTCCGCCGCCAACGCGCTGGCGACGGGCCTGTACGGCCTCTCCTGGATCCAGCGCGCCCGCGGCAAGCACACCAGCGGCAGGGTCCTGGGGCTCGCCGGCCTCGGGCTCGTCTCCGCCGGCGGGTTCCTCGGCGGGCACCTCGCGTACCGCCAGGCGGCGGGCGCGAACCACGCCGAGGACGTGCCGCACCGCTTCCCGACCGGCTGGCAGGAGCTGGGCCAGCTCGACGAGCTCCCCGACGGCGGCCTGGCGAAGCGCGACGTCGCGGGCCTCCCGGTGCTCGTGCGCCGCCACGGCATGACGGTCGACGCGCTGAGCAACACCTGCAGCCACCTGTCCGCGCCGCTCGACGAGGGCGAGCTCGGCACGGCTCCGAAGACCGGCGAGGCGTGCGTCACCTGCCCGTGGCACGACAGCGTGTTCAGCCTGAGGACCGGCGAGGTGATCCACGGTCCCGCGACCGCGCCGCAGCCCCGCTTCGAGACGCGCGTCACCGCGGGGCTCGTGGAGGTGCGGCTGCCGAACGCGAGCTAGGCCGACGCGACACGGTCAGGCCGTGGGATGCGCGTCGACGGATCCGCGCAGCGCCACGACCGCGAGCACCGCGCATCCCGCGAAGACGACCGCACCCGCGACCGTCGGCAGCGCGATCCCCGAGGTCGCGAGCACTCCGCCCAGCGCGGATCCGGCGGCGAGGCCGAGCAGGCTCACGACCCGGCCGGCCGCGCCCACGCGGCCGAGGAGATCCGCCGGCACGAGACGCTGCCGGAGCGTGGTCGCGCAGATGCTCCAGACCACCGCGTGCAGGATGTAGAGCGCGAGCAGGATCCCCGCGACGACCGGATCGCGCGTCACGGCGAGGCCCGCGAGGCTCGCGGCGCCCAGCGCGAGGGCCGCCGTGATGGTCCACCGGGAGCCGAGGCGGGCGCGCAGCGGCGCGGCGATCGCGGATCCGGCGAGGCCGCCGAGCGCGCTGGCGGCGAGCAGCACGCCGTAGCCGGCGGCGTCCAGCCCCAGCCGCTCCCCCGCGAAGAGCACGAGCACCGAGAACGGGAGCATGTAGCCGACGCTGGCGAGGCCGCCGATCACGGCCAGGGATCCGACGACGCGGTGCCCCGCGAGCCAGCGCACGCCCTCGGCGGCCTCGCGGAACACGGACGGCGGCGCATCCGTCGCCGGGGAGGCGAGGGGCACGTCGCGGGCGCGCCGCGGCAGCGCGAGGGCGACCGCCCCGGCCGCGACCCACAGCCCGCCCGTCGCGTAGACGGGCACCGCGGCGGCGAGCGCGAACAGGATCCCGCCGAGCGGCGGCCCCACGAACTCGTCCGCCACGAGCTGCGTGCCGGTGATGCGCGCGTTCGCCCGGTCGAGCCGGTCGCCCGGCACGATCGACGGCAGCACGGCGACCGCCGCCCCGTCGGCGGCGCTCTCCAGCACGCCGGCCACGGCCATCACCGCATAGAGCACGGCCAGCGACGCGACGCCCGACTGGATCGCGACCGCCAGCCCCAGCACGGCGACGCCGCGGAGGGCGTTCGCGACGACGATCAGCGTGCGCCGGTCGAGCCGGTCGACGTACACGCCCACGGGCAGCGCGACCAGCAGCCGCACGAGCGCGTACGTCGTCGCGAGCCCGGCGACGCCGCGTGGGTCGTCGGTGAGGCCCGCCGCGACGAGCGGCATGGTGACGAAGACGAGCCCGTCCGCGAGGTTGGAGAGCGCGTTCGCGCCCCACAGCGCCCGGAACGGGCTCGGGGATCTCACGCCGTGCTCCCCGGGGCGGCGTGCGCCCCGAGGAGCTGCGGCACCGGGATCAGATCCCGGCGCCCTCGGATGCGGCCGTCTTCGGGCCGACGTCCGTGGTGGTGGAACCGGCGCCCGACGACGCCCCCGCGGCGGTCGAGCCCAGGAACGAGCTCAGCGCCGTGGCGACGTCGATGCCCGTGGTGTCCTTGAGCAGCTTCGGCAGCGTCGCCATGTTCTCGGCCACCGAGCGGTTGAGCGCGTTCGCGCCGTCCGCCGAGATGATCGTCATGTTGTCGACGTTCGCGAGCGGCGCCGCCATCTCGCGCGCGATCTCCGGCATCGACGCGATGATGCGCGCCTGCAGCGCCTCGCGCGACAGCTTGTTCTGCGCCTCGGCGAGCGCGGCGGCCGCCTCGGCCTCCGCCTGGCCGCGGGCCTGGATCGCGTCGGCGTTCGCCTTCCCGAGCGCGGTGATGGACGCGGCCTCGTTCACGGCCGCGGTCTTCGCCGCCTCGGCGTTCTGCGTGCGCTGGTAGACCTCCACGTCGACCTTCGCCTTCTCGGCGTCGCGGGCCGCCTGCGCGTCCTGGACGGTGGCGTACTTGCGGGCCTCGGCGGGGAGCTCCACGTCGATGCGCAGGCGCTCCTTCGAGACCTCGGCCTGCGCGGCCACAGCGGTGCGCTCCTGGTCGGCGACCAGGCGGTCCTGCTCGGCCTTGGCGAGCTCGCCGGCCGCGTACGCGGTCGCGTTGGCGCGGTCGGTGTCGGCCTTGATGGCCGCGCGGCGCAGGTCGAGCTCGAGCTGGCGCTCGGCGGTCTGCTGGTCGTTCTCGATCGCGGCGAGCGCGGAGATCCGCTTGTTCTCGGCCTCCGCGACCTCGGCCACCTGGCGGGCGCGCGCGGCGTTGGAGCGGGCCCGGTCGTCGAGGTAGGAGCTGCCCGGCGTCGTGATCTCGCGGACGTTGAGCGTCTCGATCTGCAGGCCCAGCTCCGCGAGGTCGTTCTTGGTCTGGTTCACGGCCTCCTGCGCGACGACGGAGAAGCTCTTCACGAGCTCGTCGACGGGCCGGTCGCCGATGAGGCCGCGGATCGCGCCCTCGAGGGACTGGCGCACGATCTCCGGCAGGGCGTCCTGCTGGAGGAGGTAGCGCTGCACGGCGCGGCGCACGCCGTCCTCGGTGCCCGTCACCTTGAAGTTGACGGTCGCGACGACCGCGGTGTTGATGAAGTTGGCGTCGCGCGCCTCGGCCGTGACGCTCGTCTGGTACTGCTCCAGGGAGAGCGTGAAGCCCTCCTGGAAGATCGGCCAGATGAAGGTCCTGCCGCCGATGATGACCTTCTGCGGGCTGGAGAACCCGGCGCCGCCCTCGCTCCGCTCGGCGTTGCGCCCGACGATGACGAGCGCCTGGTTCGGCGGGACGCGGCGGACGCGCGAGGCGATGAACGCCACCAGCGCCACCAGGATGACGATGACGACGATGACGGCGATGGCTGTCGTGCCGCCGGATATCAGGTCCACGGGATGGTTCCTCTCGTTGGGACGGGTGCTGCTAGGTGGTGGGGTCGGCGTCGGCGTCGGGTTCGACGCGCACGCGGAACCCGTCCTCCGAGACGACGCGGATGCGGGTGCCGACGGCGAGCGGCTCGGCGCTCGTGGCGAGGCGGCGCTCCAGTTCGCGGATGTGCTCGAGCCGCACCTCGCCGCCCGTGGGCGAGGTCGGGGACGTGACGACGCCGACCATGCCGACGGGCGAGTACGAGCCGCCGCTCTCCTGCTTCGCGACGAAGCGGACGGCGAGCTGCACGACGACGAGGGCGACGAGCGCGAGGGCGACGGCGATCGCGATGGCCCCGCCGGATCCGATGCCGGCCTGGTCGGCGAGCACGCCGCCGACGCCGTAGATGGCGAGGGCCGCGCCGAGCGCGACGCCGGAGACGAGGCCGTCGCCGCCGCCGATCGCGTCGAGCAGGTCGCCGAGCACGATGCTGCAGAGGAGGAGCAGGAGGCCCACGGCCCCCACGACCACGAAGACGATCACGCCGCGGCTCCCGGGCAGGCCGCCGCCGGTGTGACGTGCGCGCCGACGTGGTGCGGGGTCATGCGGGGCCGATCTGCTGGATGCGTGTCCTCCGAACGTACCGGGTGCTCCACCCCGCGTCGCCTCCTCGTCCGGGGGCCGGCCCATGGCCTATGGTCCGCGCGGCGCGCGTAGCCTCGGGAGGTGATCCTCCTGTTCGGCACGCGCGCCCGCGACGCCCTCATCGTCATCGTGACCTTCGCGTGCCTCCGCTGCGGCGTGACGAGCGCCCAGCGCGTGCTCCACCGCACCCTCCGCCTCACGGTCTTCTTCGTCCCGCTGGTCCCGCTGCGCTCGACCTACCGCGTCGAGTGCCCGCACTGCGGCCTCGAGACGCGCCTCACGAAGGACCAGGCGATGCACGCCCTCGAGTGGGCCGTGCGGAACCGGGGCGCGCGCCGCTGAGGCGCCTCCGCCGGCCTCCCAGGAATCCCGACCACAGTTTAGGAATAAGTTTCGTCGCGCGCCTAGAGTGATCGTGGGCTCCGGCCCATCTGCCATCGACGACGACGGGAGGGATGCGACGATGCATTCGATCAGCAGGAGACAGGCACTGGGGGTGGGGGCCGCCGCCGCGAGCACGCTGGCCCTCGCGTCGTGCTCGGCACCGGGCGGGAGGCTGGTCAACTCGGATCCGGTCATCCCCGCGGCGAAGGCCGGTGAGAAGGTCACGCTCACGTACTGGGCCTGGCTGAAGGACCTGCAGAAGGTCGCGGACGTGTGGAACGCGCAGAACCCGGACATCCAGGTCGAGGCGGTCTGGATCCCCGGCGGCAACCAGGGCGGCTACAACAAGATGTACTCGGCCATCACGGCGGGCGGCGGGCCCGACATCGGGCAGGTCGAGCTCCGGCAGCTCCCCGAGTTCCTCCTCGCCAACGCCCTCGTCGACCTCACCCGCTACGGCGTCGAGGAGTATCGCGACCGGTACGACGAGGCGCTGTGGAAGCAGGTCAGCTTCCAGGACGGCGTCTTCGGGATCCCGCAGGACTCCGGTCCCCTCGCCTTCTACTACCAGCCCGAGCTCCTCGACCAGGTGGGCGGCCAGCCGCCCGCCACCTGGGACGACTGGGCCGCGCTCAGCGCCGAGGTCCGCAAGACCGGCGCCGGCAACTACCTCGACTGCTTCCCCGTCTCCGATGCCAGCGTCTTCACCTCCTACGCGACACAGGCCGGCGCGAACTGGTTCCGGATCGACGGCGACCGCTGGGTCGTCGACATGCTCGACGACCGCACGAAGGAGGTCGCGGCCTTCTTCGACAAGGCGATCGACGACGACGTCGTCAACACGTCCTTCACCGCGTTCTCGCCGCCCTGGTACGCGGCCGCGGCCGACGCGAAGATCTTCGGCGTCACGAGCGCGAGCTGGGGCGACGCCCTCATCCAGTCGGTCTCCGGCGGCGAGGGCAAGTGGCGCGTGGCGCCCATGCAGACGTGGTCGTTCGACGGGGCGTACGGATCCAGCTACCTCGGCGGATCCACCGCGGCGGTGCTCGCGAACAGCAAGCACCCGGTGGAGGCGCTCAAGTTCATGACCTGGATGACGACGTCGCCGGAGGGCATCGACGCGATGATCGAGAACTCCGGCATCGGCTGGTCGCCCGCCACCGATTACATCGGCGTCGAGCGCGAGAAGCCGAGCGAGTGGTTCGGCGGGCAGAGCTACAACGAGGAGGTCTTCGTCCCCGCGGCGAAGGAGCAGAACCTCGACTGGACCTGGTGCCCGCTCACGCAGTTCACGCTCAACACGCTGCAGGACGAGTTCCGCCGCAAGCTCACGAGCGGCCAGACGCTCGTCGAGTCGCTGCCGCTCGCGCAGGAGGCCGTGATCGAGGCCTTCCGCAACAAGGGGCTCACGGTCGAGGCGGCGTCCGCATGAGCGCCGTGACGAAGGCGCCCCGGGCGACGCGGACGGGCGTCACGAAGGGCCAGCTGAAGAGGTCGCAGACGATCGCCCCGTGGGTGATGCTCGCGCCGTTCCTCGCGGTCTTCCTGCTCACCTTCCTGCTCCCGATCGTCTACGCGGTGTTCCAGTCGTTCACGACCGTCCGGCGCGAGGGGCTCTTCGGCGAGCAGGGCGTGACCACCGCGTTCGCCGGCTTCGAGAACTACGCGCTCGCGCTCCAGAACGACGCCTTCACGGCCTCCATCGGCCGGGTGCTGCTGTTCGGCGTCGTGCAGGTGCCCGTGATGATCATCCTCTGCACGATCCTCGCGCTCCTGCTCGAGTCGGCGTCGGCGAAGTGGCCCCAGTTCTTCCGGGCGGCGTACTTCATGCCGTACGGCGTGCCGGGCGTCATCGCGACGATCCTCTGGGGCTTCCTCTACATCCCGGGGCTGTCGCCCCTCATCGACATCGGCGAGATGTTCGGGGTGCAGCTCGACTTCCTCGGCGCGGGCACCGTGCTCTGGTCCATCGCGAACATCGTGACCTGGACATACACGGGCTACAACATGCTCATCATCATCGCCCAGCTGAAGTCGATCCCCGGGGACGTCTACGAGGCCGCGCGCATCGACGGCGCGGGCGCGTGGCGCACGGCGCTCTCGATCCAGCTGCCGCTGATCCGGCCGGCGCTCGTGCTCGCGACCGTGTTCTCGATCATCGGGACGCTGCAGCTGTTCGCGGAGCCGCAGGTGCTCGCCGTCTCGGCGCCCGCGATCGACTCGCAGTACACGCCGAACCTGTCGGCGTACACGACGGCCTTCGCGTACAACGACTACGGCGTCGCCGCGGCCCAGGCGGTCATCATCGCCCTCGCCGCCTTCGTCCTGTCGTTCGTGTTCCTGGCCTTCACCAACAGGAAGCCCAAGGAGGAGCGGGAAGCCGCCGCCCGGAATAAGAAGGAGGCGCGCGCATGACCGCCACGGAGGCACCGCCGACCACCAGCGACAGCGCTGCCGAGAAGGCGGAGCAGAAGCGCCTCGCGCGGGCCGCCGAGCAGAAGGTGAGCCGGCCCTCCCAGGCTGGGAGCACCCCCGGGGCGGGCGCGAAGCCGGCGACCCGGATCATCGTCACGGCGATCCTCACGCTCGTCGCGCTGTACTTCCTCGTCCCCGTCTACTACATCGTGGTCGCCGCCACGAAGACGACGGCCGACCTGTTCAGCACCAACGGGTTCCTGTTCGCGAACATGAACCTGTGGCAGAACCTCACGATGGTGTTCACGTACGACGACGGCATCTTCGTGCGCTGGTTCCTCAACTCGGTGCTCTACGCCGGGGTGGGCGCGCTCATCGCGACGTACTTCGCCGCCGCCGGCGGGTACGCGCTCGCGAAGTACCGGTTCCGGGGATCGAACATCGTGTTCGGCACGATCCTCGGCGGGGTGCTCGTGCCCGGCACGGCCACCGCGCTACCGCTGTTCCTGCTCTTCAGCACCATGGGGATCGCGAACACGTACTGGTCGGTGCTCATCCCGTCGCTCGTCTCGCCGTTCGGCCTGTTCCTCTGCCGGATCTACGCGCAGGCGTCGGTGGAGGACGCGGTGATCGAGTCGGGCCGGATCGACGGGGCGAGCGAGCTGCGGATCTTCCACACGCTCGCCCTCCGCTCCATGACGCCCGCGCTCGTGACGGTGTTCCTCTTCCAGCTCGTCGGCATCTGGAACAACTACTTCCTGCCGCTGATCATGCTGGCCGACACGAAGCTGTACCCGATCACGCTCGGCCTCAACAACTGGCGGAGCCAGGTCGACCGGCTGCCGGAGTTCTACCAGCTGACCACCGGCGGCGTGCTCGTCTCGATCATCCCGCTCATCGCCGCGATGATCGTGCTGCAGAAGTACTGGCGGGGCGGCCTGACGGACGGAGCCGTGAAGGGCTGACCCGGGACGGACAGCACCCGACACGGCCGACGGCCGTCAAGGGCTGACCCGTCCGCGCACGGATCCCCGACGGCCGGGCAGGGCGACCTGCCCGGCTGTCGGCGCATTCGGCGCGTCCCCTCCCGACCCACGATGATGGGATCGCGGCACGTCGCCGCACCCGCCCACGCGCAAGGAAGCCCATGACGCACGCCCTCCCCTACTTCGAGGACTTCGCCCCCACGACGGGCCCGGCCCGCCGTCCCCGTTCCTGCCTGCACTCGGATGCCCCGCGCATCGTGCTGAACGGCGACTGGCGGTTCCGCCTCTCCCCCACCCCCCGCGGCCTCTCCGACGAGATGGCCGACCCGGCGTTCGACGACTCCGGCTGGGACGAGATCCCGGTGCCGAGCCACTGGGTGCTCGGCCAGGACGGCCGCTTCGGCCTCCCCGCCTACACGAACGTGCAGTACCCGTTCCCCGTCGAGCCGCCGTACGTGCCCGACGAGAACCCCACGGGCGACTACCGCGTCGAGATCGACGTGCCGACGGACTGGCAGTCGCTCGAGCGCGTCGTGCTCCGCTTCGAGGGCGTCGAGTCGGCGTTCAAGGTGTGGCTGAACGGCGACGAGGTCGGCACCGCGATGGGCTCGCGCCTCTCGCACGAGTTCGACGTCACGGCGTCGCTGAGGCCCGGATCCAACGTGCTCGCCGTGCGCGTGCACCAGTGGTCGATCGCCAGCTACCTCGAGGACCAGGACCAGTGGTGGATGCCCGGCATCTTCCGCGACGTCACCCTCCTCGGCCGTCCCCAGGGCGGCATCGACGACGCGTGGACCCGCGCCGAGTACGACCACGAGACGGGCGCGGGCACCGTGCACGTCGAGGTCGACGCCGAGCCCGCCGCGTTCCCCGTGACCCTCGAGGTCGAGGACCTCGGGATCCACGTCACCTGGGCCACGCCCGAGGACGTCGCGCCCGTGCACGTCGACCGCGTCGAGCCGTGGAGCGCCGAGAGCCCCACGCAGTACCAGGGCTTCCTCCGCACGAACGTCGAGGCGCTGTCGATCCGCCTCGGCTTCCGCACCGTGCGCATCGAGGGCGACCGCTTCCTCGTCAACGGCCGCCGCGTGGTCTTCCACGGCGTCAACCGGCACGAGGCCCACCCCGAGCGCGGCCGCGTCTTCGACGAGGAGCACGCGCGCGCCGACATGATGCTGATGAAGCAGCACAACGTCAACGCGATCCGCACCAGCCACTACCCGCCGCACCCCCGCGTGCTCGACCTCGCCGACGAGCTCGGCTTCTGGGTCATCGACGAGTGCGACCTCGAGACGCACGGCTTCGAGTTCGGCGGCTGGGTCGGCAACCCGAGCGACGACCCGCGGTTCGCGGACCACTACCTCGACCGCATCGAGCGCACCGTCGAGCGCGACAAGAACCACCCCTCCATCGTCATGTGGTCGCTCGGCAACGAGTCGGGCACCGGGCGCAACCTCGCCGCCATGTCGGCGTGGGTACACCGCCGCGACCCGGGCCGGCCCGTGCACTACGAGGGCGACTACACGGGCGAGTACACCGACGTCTACTCGCGCATGTACTCGAACCTGCAGGAGACCGAGTCCATCGGCAGCGACGTGATCCCGGGCGACCTGCTCGGCTGCACGCCCGGCGAGGGCATGCGCCAGCGCACCAAGCCCTTCATCCTGTGCGAGTACGTGCACGCGATGGGCAACGGCCCCGGCCAGATCGGCGAGTACGAGGACCTCGTGCTCCGCTACCCGCGCCTCCACGGCGGGTTCGTCTGGGAGTGGCGCGACCACGGCATCCTCACCGAGACCGCGGACGGCGAGGCGTCCTACGCCTACGGCGGCGACTTCGGCGAGGTCCTCCACGACGGCAACTTCGTGATGGACGGCATGGTCCTCCCCGACGACACCCCCACGCCCGGCCTCGCCGAGTACAAGGCCGTCGTGCAGCCGATCGCGTTCGGGCTCGAGCGCGACGGCGGATCCGCGTCCCTCGTCGTCGAGAACCGGTACCACTCCGTCTCCACCGCGCTCACGAGCCTCGTCTGGGTGCTCGCGGTCGACGGCGACGACATCGCGACCGGCGTCCTCGACGCCGAGCCCGTCGTGGCCGGCGCGACCGCGCGGATCCCGATGCCCGCCGACGCGCTCGACGCCGGCGAGCTCGCCGCCGCCCGCGAGCGCGGCCCCGCCCCCGAGGTGTGGCTCACGGTGCAGGCGATCCTCCGCGACGACGAGCCGTGGGCCGAGGCCGGCCACGTGGTCGCCGTGCAGCAGTTCGACCTCACGCCCGCGCCGCGGCCCGCCGTGCCCGCGCGCTGGCTCGACGCCGACGAGGAGACGTACCCGGACGCCGGCGCCACGCGCCTCGCCCTCGGCGACGGCGAGTTCGACCTGGCCACCGGCCGCCTCGTACGCCTCGGCGGCCTCGAGGTCGACGGCCCGCGCCTCGAGCTCTGGCGCGCGCCCACCGACAACGACCGCAGCGACAGCAGCGGCTCCTACGAGCTGGCGGATCCGCGCCTCACCTTCGGGAAGGGCGTACCC
Proteins encoded in this window:
- a CDS encoding glucose 1-dehydrogenase — translated: MSTDQYTFQDPTKMYADIEPKAQQQDGPGLDADLDATADRGEKTYRGSHRLEGRKALVTGADSGIGAAVAIAYAREGADVALSYLPEEEEDAKKVVALIEEAGRTAVAIPGDIATAEFSRELVAKAVEGLGGLDIVVNNAGKQQNVDALEDISDEEFDLTFKTNVYAMFWITKAALPHLKPGSSIINTSSIQAYAPSPNLVHYATTKASINAFSKGLAGQLAPKGIRVNVVAPGPIWTPLQTAGGQPEDALPEFGEQTPLGRAGQPAELAPAYVFLASNESSYVIGETLNVNGGMPTP
- a CDS encoding Rieske 2Fe-2S domain-containing protein; translation: MRELKLVAAIAKIEDADALDPIVGRVKGVVTALLKPRALADLLHGVPFGHPLHPVAVLIPTGAWVSSAVLDFLPGNEKASRALVGVGILSAAPSIVSGYADWSQLHEQQMRVGIVHSAANALATGLYGLSWIQRARGKHTSGRVLGLAGLGLVSAGGFLGGHLAYRQAAGANHAEDVPHRFPTGWQELGQLDELPDGGLAKRDVAGLPVLVRRHGMTVDALSNTCSHLSAPLDEGELGTAPKTGEACVTCPWHDSVFSLRTGEVIHGPATAPQPRFETRVTAGLVEVRLPNAS
- a CDS encoding MFS transporter — its product is MRSPSPFRALWGANALSNLADGLVFVTMPLVAAGLTDDPRGVAGLATTYALVRLLVALPVGVYVDRLDRRTLIVVANALRGVAVLGLAVAIQSGVASLAVLYAVMAVAGVLESAADGAAVAVLPSIVPGDRLDRANARITGTQLVADEFVGPPLGGILFALAAAVPVYATGGLWVAAGAVALALPRRARDVPLASPATDAPPSVFREAAEGVRWLAGHRVVGSLAVIGGLASVGYMLPFSVLVLFAGERLGLDAAGYGVLLAASALGGLAGSAIAAPLRARLGSRWTITAALALGAASLAGLAVTRDPVVAGILLALYILHAVVWSICATTLRQRLVPADLLGRVGAAGRVVSLLGLAAGSALGGVLATSGIALPTVAGAVVFAGCAVLAVVALRGSVDAHPTA
- a CDS encoding SPFH domain-containing protein; the encoded protein is MDLISGGTTAIAVIVVIVILVALVAFIASRVRRVPPNQALVIVGRNAERSEGGAGFSSPQKVIIGGRTFIWPIFQEGFTLSLEQYQTSVTAEARDANFINTAVVATVNFKVTGTEDGVRRAVQRYLLQQDALPEIVRQSLEGAIRGLIGDRPVDELVKSFSVVAQEAVNQTKNDLAELGLQIETLNVREITTPGSSYLDDRARSNAARARQVAEVAEAENKRISALAAIENDQQTAERQLELDLRRAAIKADTDRANATAYAAGELAKAEQDRLVADQERTAVAAQAEVSKERLRIDVELPAEARKYATVQDAQAARDAEKAKVDVEVYQRTQNAEAAKTAAVNEAASITALGKANADAIQARGQAEAEAAAALAEAQNKLSREALQARIIASMPEIAREMAAPLANVDNMTIISADGANALNRSVAENMATLPKLLKDTTGIDVATALSSFLGSTAAGASSGAGSTTTDVGPKTAASEGAGI
- a CDS encoding NfeD family protein; translated protein: MIVFVVVGAVGLLLLLCSIVLGDLLDAIGGGDGLVSGVALGAALAIYGVGGVLADQAGIGSGGAIAIAVALALVALVVVQLAVRFVAKQESGGSYSPVGMVGVVTSPTSPTGGEVRLEHIRELERRLATSAEPLAVGTRIRVVSEDGFRVRVEPDADADPTT
- a CDS encoding ABC transporter substrate-binding protein, whose amino-acid sequence is MHSISRRQALGVGAAAASTLALASCSAPGGRLVNSDPVIPAAKAGEKVTLTYWAWLKDLQKVADVWNAQNPDIQVEAVWIPGGNQGGYNKMYSAITAGGGPDIGQVELRQLPEFLLANALVDLTRYGVEEYRDRYDEALWKQVSFQDGVFGIPQDSGPLAFYYQPELLDQVGGQPPATWDDWAALSAEVRKTGAGNYLDCFPVSDASVFTSYATQAGANWFRIDGDRWVVDMLDDRTKEVAAFFDKAIDDDVVNTSFTAFSPPWYAAAADAKIFGVTSASWGDALIQSVSGGEGKWRVAPMQTWSFDGAYGSSYLGGSTAAVLANSKHPVEALKFMTWMTTSPEGIDAMIENSGIGWSPATDYIGVEREKPSEWFGGQSYNEEVFVPAAKEQNLDWTWCPLTQFTLNTLQDEFRRKLTSGQTLVESLPLAQEAVIEAFRNKGLTVEAASA
- a CDS encoding carbohydrate ABC transporter permease, yielding MSAVTKAPRATRTGVTKGQLKRSQTIAPWVMLAPFLAVFLLTFLLPIVYAVFQSFTTVRREGLFGEQGVTTAFAGFENYALALQNDAFTASIGRVLLFGVVQVPVMIILCTILALLLESASAKWPQFFRAAYFMPYGVPGVIATILWGFLYIPGLSPLIDIGEMFGVQLDFLGAGTVLWSIANIVTWTYTGYNMLIIIAQLKSIPGDVYEAARIDGAGAWRTALSIQLPLIRPALVLATVFSIIGTLQLFAEPQVLAVSAPAIDSQYTPNLSAYTTAFAYNDYGVAAAQAVIIALAAFVLSFVFLAFTNRKPKEEREAAARNKKEARA
- a CDS encoding carbohydrate ABC transporter permease, giving the protein MTATEAPPTTSDSAAEKAEQKRLARAAEQKVSRPSQAGSTPGAGAKPATRIIVTAILTLVALYFLVPVYYIVVAATKTTADLFSTNGFLFANMNLWQNLTMVFTYDDGIFVRWFLNSVLYAGVGALIATYFAAAGGYALAKYRFRGSNIVFGTILGGVLVPGTATALPLFLLFSTMGIANTYWSVLIPSLVSPFGLFLCRIYAQASVEDAVIESGRIDGASELRIFHTLALRSMTPALVTVFLFQLVGIWNNYFLPLIMLADTKLYPITLGLNNWRSQVDRLPEFYQLTTGGVLVSIIPLIAAMIVLQKYWRGGLTDGAVKG